In Paralichthys olivaceus isolate ysfri-2021 chromosome 1, ASM2471397v2, whole genome shotgun sequence, the following are encoded in one genomic region:
- the tshz3b gene encoding teashirt homolog 3b: protein MPRRKQQAPRRAAAYVPEDEKEAALLDEDLDGDDSAQEGEEPAAKFLCQDKDFLLKDRPGSTGFHDSPNAADFSGQELDSESHVSESSDRMSDFESSSLKNEDDVLLSKDPSNALSLSSSAMMAAVNATAQVSGDDAILATTGSVADSLEKMKAIYTSFLTNSYWSTLNLNLSQPPAEKPARSHSSSSSSSSSSSCGSGGYDWHQTAMAKTLQQASQNHHNRLGLVQHPTVAVSTASTEPNLFSTVQLYRQSSKLYGSIFTGASKFRCKDCSAAYDTLVELTVHMNETGHYRDDNHETDGEGAKRWSKPRKRSLLEMEGKEDAQKVLKCMYCGHSFESLQDLSVHMIKTKHYQKVPLKEPVTPVAAKIISTARKRAPIELDIPSSPDSNGGTTPKPTPLNDSNDILQRVTNPYITPNNRYGHQNGASYAWQFESRKSQILKCMECGSSHDTLQELTAHMMVTGHFIKVTNSAIKKGKPIIESPTSAPTSNSTGEERVQSVPLAATTFSPPPAPVPPPTSISPNAMVVEIKKEEKEEECTKESIINNGNILNKEKKAGVEEEAEEKFDISSKYTYLTEEDLDESPKGGLDILKSLENTVTSAINKAQNGAPSWGGYPSIHAAYQLPNIMKLSLGNSGKSSPLKYMFPGADILSPTSKSQPLLSPPSRQNSPLPKNNFHAMEELVKKVTEKVAKVEEKLREPSSIVRGSPLRRTTPSPCNSEVGDSVRGASPKGNRADGCKTPENTSGVEKVVGNGADHGMSNGDISMKDSEENGVESAAGTSPLPASLTGSTAIITDHPPPEQPFINPLSALQSVMNVHLGKAAKPALPSLDPMSMLFKMSNSLAEKAAVAASTPPAQTKKPSNDHLDRYFYQQHLNDQPIDLTKGKNADKNNSSGSLGSTALSSTASTPSSLPPPSTVTMTKASAAVASFMSSSPLRENALSDISDMLRNLTESQALSKSSTPTSQSERSDIEGVTQEEAEDVSPAQKRKGRQSNWNPQHLLILQAQFAASLRQTSDGKYIMSDLSPQERMHISRFTGLSMTTISHWLANVKYQLRRTGGTKFLKNLDSGHPVFFCSDCASQIRSPSTYVSHLESHLGFRLRDLAKLSGEQLLSQISHQHHQRHIKGLSEKLLSNLHSSSHPLPSSLPTSIASSLPISLASSLTTSLPSTESPSLSPDDDDIGAMYQCKLCKRTFASKHAVKLHLSKTHGKSPEDHLMYVCELEKQ from the coding sequence CATATGTCCCTGAAGATGAGAAGGAAGCAGCCCTGTTGGATGAGGACCTGGACGGAGATGACTCAGCtcaggaaggggaggaacctGCTGCCAAGTTCCTTTGTCAAGACAAGGACTTCCTTCTCAAGGACCGACCAGGATCAACTGGCTTCCATGACTCCCCCAATGCTGCTGACTTTTCTGGTCAGGAGCTGGACAGTGAGTCTCATGTGAGCGAATCCAGTGACAGAATGTCTGATTTTGAGAGCTCCTCACTTAAAAATGAGGATGATGTCCTCCTCTCTAAAGACCCCTCAAATGCcctgtctttgtcttcctctgccaTGATGGCAGCTGTCAACGCCACTGCCCAAGTAAGTGGAGATGATGCCATTTTAGCCACAACAGGTTCTGTGGCTGACAGCCTAGAAAAGATGAAGGCCATTTACACCTCCTTTCTGACCAATTCTTATTGGTCCACACTGAATTTGAACCTGAGCCAGCCCCCTGCAGAAAAACCTGCACgcagtcacagcagcagcagtagtagcagcagtagcagtagtTGTGGAAGTGGAGGCTATGACTGGCACCAGACAGCTATGGCTAAAACCCTCCAACAGGCCTCACAGAACCACCACAACAGACTGGGCCTGGTTCAGCACCCCACAGTGGCTGTATCCACAGCGTCTACAGAACctaacctcttcagcactgtcCAGCTGTACCGACAGAGCTCCAAGCTCTATGGCTCTATATTCACTGGTGCAAGCAAATTCCGCTGTAAGGACTGCAGTGCAGCCTATGACACACTGGTGGAGCTCACAGTGCACATGAATGAGACAGGCCACTACCGAGATGATAACCACGAGACAGATGGTGAGGGTGCTAAACGGTGGTCAAAACCCAGAAAGCGTTCCTTGCTAGAGATGGAGGGGAAGGAGGATGCACAAAAAGTCCTGAAGTGCATGTATTGTGGGCACTCCTTTGAATCCCTTCAGGACTTAAGTGTCCACATGATCAAGACAAAACATTACCAGAAAGTGCCTCTGAAAGAGCCTGTTACACCAGTGGCAGCTAAGATTATCTCCACGGCTCGAAAGAGAGCCCCTATTGAACTAGACATCCCAAGTTCACCTGACTCAAATGGAGGGACCACACCTAAGCCCACCCCCCTCAATGACTCAAATGACATACTCCAGAGGGTTACCAACCCTTACATCACACCTAACAACCGCTATGGACACCAGAATGGTGCCAGCTATGCCTGGCAGTTTGAATCCAGGAAGTCACAGATCCTGAAATGCATGGAGTGTGGCAGCTCTCATGACACACTACAAGAGCTAACTGCTCACATGATGGTGACTGGACACTTTATTAAAGTCACCAACTCTGCGATAAAGAAAGGCAAACCCATCATAGAGTCACCGACCTCAGCCCCTACATCTAATTCAACGGGTGAAGAAAGGGTCCAATCTGTTCCCCTCGCTGCCACAAcattctctcctccacctgcccCAGTGCCTCCTCCAACTAGCATCTCCCCCAATGCCATGGTTGTGGAGataaaaaaggaggaaaaggaagaggaatGCACTAAGGAGTCCATTATCAACAATGGTAACATTCTcaacaaagagaagaaagcaggagttgaggaggaggctgaagaAAAGTTTGATATTTCTTCAAAATACACTTATCTGACCGAAGAGGATCTGGACGAAAGTCCAAAAGGGGGTCTCGATATCCTCAAGTCATTGGAAAACACAGTGACGTCAGCCATCAACAAAGCACAGAATGGTGCTCCAAGTTGGGGTGGGTATCCCAGTATCCATGCTGCCTATCAGCTTCCTAACATAATGAAGCTGTCTCTAGGCAATTCTGGGAAGAGCTCCCCCCTTAAATACATGTTCCCTGGAGCAGATATTCTCTCCCCAACTAGTAAGAGCCAgccactcctctctcctcccagcCGCCAGAACTCTCCGTTGCCAAAAAACAACTTCCATGCTATGGAGGAACTGGTCAAGAAAGTGACAGAGAAAGTGGCCAAGGTAGAAGAAAAACTGAGAGAGCCCAGTAGCATTGTAAGGGGATCTCCTCTAAGACGTACCACACCCTCACCTTGCAACAGTGAGGTAGGAGACTCAGTCCGAGGGGCGTCCCCTAAAGGAAATAGAGCAGATGGCTGTAAGACTCCTGAGAATACTAGTGGAGTGGAAAAAGTGGTAGGAAATGGAGCCGATCATGGGATGTCAAATGGAGATATTTCCATGAAAGACTCTGAAGAAAATGGTGTCGAGTCAGCTGCTGGGACATCACCCCTGCCTGCCTCCCTGACTGGCAGTACAGCTATCATTACAGACCATCCACCTCCAGAACAGCCATTCATCAACCCTCTCAGTGCACTGCAGTCAGTAATGAACGTCCACCTGGGGAAGGCTGCTAAGCCCGCTCTGCCCTCCCTTGACCCCATGAGTATGTTGTTCAAGATGAGCAACAGTCTGGCAGAGAAAGCAGCAGTGGCTGCTTCCACCCCACCAGCACAGACCAAAAAGCCCAGTAATGACCACTTAGACCGCTATTTCTACCAGCAACATCTAAACGACCAACCCATTGATCTCACCAAAGGCAAAAATGctgataaaaacaacagtaGTGGTTCTCTGGGTTCGACAGCTCTGTCTTCCACTGCTTCCACTCCATCCTCACTTCCTCCCCCCTCCACTGTCACTATGACCAAAGCCTCAGCTGCAGTAGCTTCCTTTATGTCCTCCTCCCCATTGAGAGAAAATGCGCTGTCAGACATCTCTGACATGCTGAGGAACCTAACAGAAAGTCAGGCTCTCTCCAAGTCCTCCACACCTACCAGCCAGTCTGAGCGCTCCGACATTGAAGGTGTCACACAGGAGGAAGCGGAAGATGTTTCACCAGCCCAGAAACGTAAAGGCCGCCAGTCAAACTGGAACCCCCAACACCTCCTCATCCTACAAGCCCAGTTTGCCGCCAGTCTGAGACAAACAAGTGATGGCAAATATATAATGTCGGACCTGAGCCCACAGGAGAGAATGCACATCTCCCGTTTCACTGGTCTCTCAATGACTACAATATCCCATTGGTTGGCTAATGTCAAGTACCAGCTAAGGAGAACCGGTGGCACCAAGTTCTTGAAAAACTTGGATTCTGGTCACCCAGTTTTCTTCTGCAGTGACTGCGCCTCCCAGATCCGCTCACCATCCACCTATGTCAGCCACTTGGAATCCCATCTGGGCTTCCGACTGCGAGACTTGGCCAAGCTTTCTGGGGAGCAGCTGCTCAGCCAGATATCACACCAACACCATCAACGCCACATCAAAGGACTATCTGAAAAACTGCTCTCTAATCTTCACTCATCCAGCCACCCTTTACCCTCCTCTCTACCTACATCTATAGCCTCCTCCTTACCCATCTCCCTTGCCTCTTCCCTAACCACCTCCCTGCCCTCGACTGAATCCCCATCACTCTCCCCTGACGACGACGACATTGGGGCCATGTACCAGTGCAAGCTCTGCAAACGGACTTTTGCGAGTAAGCATGCGGTCAAGCTTCACCTGAGCAAGACTCATGGGAAGTCCCCAGAGGACCAtctcatgtatgtgtgtgagctggAGAAACAGTAG